In the genome of Streptomyces sp. NBC_00190, one region contains:
- the ctaD gene encoding aa3-type cytochrome oxidase subunit I, protein MSILNESQGAAADSYENELPVRRKQPGNVVVKWLTTTDHKTIGTMYLVTSFVFFLIGGILALFMRAELARPGTQIMSNEQFNQAFTMHGTIMLLMFATPLFAGFANWIMPLQIGAPDVAFPRLNMFAYWLYLFGSTIAVAGFVTPNGAADFGWFAYSPLSDAVRSPGIGADMWIMGLAFSGFGTILGSVNFITTIICMRAPGMTMFRMPIFTWNVLLTGVLVLLAFPVLAAALFALEADRKFGAHVFDASNGGALLWQHLFWFFGHPEVYIIALPFFGIVSEIIPVFSRKPMFGYIGLIAATIAIAGLSVTVWAHHMYVTGGVLLPFFSFMTFLIAVPTGVKFFNWIGTMWKGSLSFETPMLWTIGFLVTFTFGGLTGVILASPPMDFHVSDSYFVVAHFHYVVFGTVVFAMFAGFHFWWPKFTGKMLDERLGKVTFWTLFIGFHGTFLVQHWLGAEGMPRRYADYLAADGFTTLNTISTISSFLLGLSILPFMYNVWKTAKYGKKIEVDDPWGYGRSLEWATSCPPPRHNFLTLPRIRSESPAFDLHHPEIAALDHLEDHSAAAAAVTGGKEADK, encoded by the coding sequence GTGAGCATCCTCAACGAATCTCAGGGTGCCGCCGCCGACTCGTATGAGAACGAGCTGCCGGTACGGCGCAAGCAGCCGGGCAATGTCGTCGTGAAGTGGCTTACCACTACCGACCACAAGACCATCGGCACGATGTACCTGGTCACTTCGTTCGTGTTCTTCCTCATCGGCGGCATCCTGGCGCTCTTCATGCGCGCCGAGCTGGCCCGTCCGGGCACGCAGATCATGTCGAACGAGCAGTTCAACCAGGCGTTCACGATGCACGGCACGATCATGCTGCTGATGTTCGCGACGCCGCTCTTCGCCGGATTCGCCAACTGGATCATGCCGCTGCAGATCGGCGCGCCCGACGTGGCGTTCCCGCGGCTGAACATGTTCGCGTACTGGCTGTACCTCTTCGGCTCGACCATCGCGGTGGCCGGCTTCGTCACGCCGAACGGCGCCGCCGACTTCGGCTGGTTCGCCTACTCCCCGCTGTCGGACGCGGTCCGCTCGCCGGGCATCGGCGCCGACATGTGGATCATGGGTCTGGCCTTCTCCGGCTTCGGCACGATCCTCGGCTCGGTCAACTTCATCACCACGATCATCTGCATGCGCGCGCCCGGCATGACGATGTTCCGCATGCCGATCTTCACCTGGAACGTGCTGCTGACCGGTGTCCTGGTCCTGCTCGCCTTCCCGGTGCTGGCCGCCGCGCTCTTCGCGCTGGAGGCCGACCGCAAGTTCGGTGCGCATGTGTTCGACGCCTCGAACGGCGGGGCATTGCTGTGGCAACACCTCTTCTGGTTCTTCGGACACCCAGAGGTGTACATCATCGCGCTGCCATTCTTCGGAATCGTTTCAGAGATCATCCCGGTCTTCTCGCGCAAGCCGATGTTCGGTTACATCGGCCTGATCGCCGCGACGATCGCGATCGCCGGCCTCTCCGTGACCGTGTGGGCCCACCACATGTACGTCACGGGCGGTGTGCTGCTGCCGTTCTTCTCCTTCATGACCTTCCTGATCGCGGTACCGACCGGTGTGAAGTTCTTCAACTGGATCGGCACCATGTGGAAGGGCTCGCTGTCCTTCGAGACCCCGATGCTCTGGACGATCGGCTTCCTGGTCACCTTCACCTTCGGTGGTCTGACCGGCGTCATCCTGGCCTCGCCCCCGATGGACTTCCACGTTTCCGACTCGTACTTCGTCGTCGCACACTTCCACTACGTCGTCTTCGGCACCGTGGTGTTCGCGATGTTCGCCGGCTTCCACTTCTGGTGGCCGAAGTTCACGGGCAAGATGCTGGACGAGCGCCTCGGCAAGGTCACCTTCTGGACGCTGTTCATCGGCTTCCACGGCACGTTCCTGGTGCAGCACTGGCTGGGTGCCGAGGGCATGCCGCGTCGTTACGCGGACTACCTCGCCGCCGACGGCTTCACCACCCTGAACACGATCTCGACGATCAGCTCGTTCCTGCTGGGCCTGTCGATCCTGCCGTTCATGTACAACGTCTGGAAGACGGCGAAGTACGGCAAGAAGATCGAGGTCGACGACCCGTGGGGCTACGGCCGTTCGCTCGAGTGGGCGACGTCCTGCCCGCCGCCGCGGCACAACTTCCTCACCCTGCCGCGGATCCGCTCCGAGTCCCCGGCGTTCGACCTGCACCACCCGGAGATCGCGGCCCTCGACCACCTCGAGGACCACAGCGCGGCCGCCGCGGCCGTCACCGGTGGCAAGGAGGCCGACAAGTGA
- the ctaC gene encoding aa3-type cytochrome oxidase subunit II: protein MSPYGSDRSPRRPMRRKLLQALTAGAVLATATGCSYNWQDFPRLGMPYPVTEEAPRILSLWQGSWAAALITGILVWGLIIWSIIFHRRSRTKVEVPPQTRYNMPIEALYTVVPLIIVSVLFYFTARDESKLLALTKPAHTINVVGFQWSWGFNYVENVDGDGATPKAGEVPKALANIPDRFTKDFPLGAEGVYEKGVPGDQNPQTGNPGPTLWLPKGEKVRFILSSNDVIHSFWVVPFLFKQDVIPGHTNVFEVIPSQEGVFMGKCAELCGVDHSRMLFNVKVVSPEEYRAHLKELAEKGQTGFLPAGIKQTDPARNAETNKL, encoded by the coding sequence GTGAGTCCCTACGGCTCCGACCGCTCGCCGCGGCGCCCGATGCGGCGGAAGCTGCTCCAGGCGCTGACTGCGGGCGCGGTCCTGGCGACCGCCACTGGTTGCTCGTACAACTGGCAAGACTTCCCCCGCCTCGGAATGCCCTATCCGGTCACGGAGGAGGCGCCTCGCATCCTGTCCCTGTGGCAGGGGTCGTGGGCAGCTGCTCTCATCACGGGCATCCTGGTCTGGGGCCTGATCATCTGGAGCATCATCTTCCACCGGCGCAGCCGGACGAAGGTGGAGGTTCCTCCGCAGACCCGGTACAACATGCCCATCGAGGCGCTGTACACCGTGGTCCCGCTCATCATCGTCTCGGTGCTCTTCTACTTCACCGCGCGTGACGAGTCGAAGCTGCTCGCGCTCACCAAGCCGGCGCACACGATCAACGTGGTCGGCTTCCAGTGGAGCTGGGGCTTCAACTACGTCGAGAACGTCGACGGCGACGGTGCGACCCCGAAGGCGGGCGAGGTTCCCAAGGCGCTCGCCAACATCCCGGACCGTTTCACCAAGGACTTCCCGCTGGGCGCCGAAGGCGTCTACGAGAAGGGCGTCCCGGGCGACCAGAACCCGCAGACGGGCAACCCGGGGCCGACCCTGTGGCTGCCCAAGGGCGAGAAGGTCCGCTTCATCCTGTCGTCGAACGACGTCATCCACTCCTTCTGGGTGGTCCCGTTCCTCTTCAAGCAGGACGTCATCCCGGGCCACACCAATGTCTTCGAGGTCATTCCTTCGCAAGAGGGTGTCTTCATGGGCAAGTGCGCCGAGCTCTGCGGTGTCGACCACTCCCGGATGCTCTTCAACGTCAAGGTCGTCTCGCCCGAGGAATACCGGGCGCACCTCAAGGAACTGGCCGAGAAGGGGCAGACCGGCTTCCTCCCGGCCGGCATCAAGCAGACTGACCCGGCCCGGAATGCGGAGACGAACAAACTGTGA
- a CDS encoding cysteine desulfurase/sulfurtransferase TusA family protein, protein MPYFDSASAAPLHPVTRQALQASLDEGWADPARLYREGRRARLLLDAAREAAAEAVGCRADELVFTPSGTHAVHTGVAGVLAGRRRIGGHLVVSAVEHSSVLHAAEAHEARGGTVTEVQVDRTGAVTAAGYREAVGASTALACLQSANHEVGTVQPVAEVAEVCAEAGVPLLVDAAQSLGWGPVEGAWSVLAASAHKWGGPPGVGLLAVRKGVRFSPQGPTDERESGRSPGFANLPAIVAAAASLRAVRAEADAEAARLRILVDRIRRRVVRLVPDVDVVGDPDRRLPHLVTFSCLYVDGEVLLHELDRAGFSVNSGSSCTSSTLTPSHVLRAMGVLSEGNVRVSLPPGTSAEEVNAFLEVLPGAVAGVRDRLGVTAPEPAAPEADAVEVDALGLRCPQPVIELARAIGRVPVGGTVTVLSDDEVARLDIPAWCGMRGHAYLGEAPVPGGVAYRVRRTV, encoded by the coding sequence ATGCCGTACTTCGACAGCGCGTCCGCCGCTCCCCTGCACCCCGTGACCCGGCAGGCGTTGCAGGCCTCCCTCGACGAGGGCTGGGCCGATCCGGCCCGGCTGTACCGGGAGGGCAGGAGGGCCCGGCTGCTGCTGGACGCGGCGCGGGAGGCGGCCGCGGAGGCGGTGGGATGCCGGGCCGACGAGCTCGTGTTCACTCCTTCGGGGACGCACGCGGTTCACACGGGGGTGGCGGGGGTCCTCGCGGGCCGTCGGCGGATCGGCGGGCATCTGGTCGTATCAGCGGTCGAACACAGTTCTGTACTCCACGCGGCGGAGGCGCACGAGGCGCGCGGCGGGACGGTGACCGAGGTTCAGGTGGACCGTACGGGCGCCGTGACGGCGGCGGGTTACCGCGAGGCCGTGGGGGCGTCGACCGCGCTGGCCTGCCTCCAGTCCGCCAACCACGAGGTGGGCACGGTCCAGCCGGTGGCGGAGGTCGCCGAGGTCTGCGCGGAAGCGGGGGTACCGCTGCTGGTGGACGCGGCGCAGTCGCTGGGCTGGGGGCCGGTGGAAGGCGCCTGGTCCGTCCTGGCGGCGAGCGCGCACAAGTGGGGCGGCCCGCCGGGGGTCGGCCTGCTGGCGGTGCGCAAGGGGGTCCGCTTCTCGCCCCAAGGCCCCACGGACGAACGGGAGTCGGGCCGCTCCCCCGGCTTCGCGAACCTCCCCGCGATCGTGGCGGCCGCGGCGTCCTTGCGTGCCGTACGGGCCGAAGCCGACGCGGAGGCGGCCCGGCTGCGGATCCTGGTGGACCGGATCCGGCGCCGGGTGGTCCGGCTCGTCCCGGACGTGGACGTGGTGGGCGACCCGGACCGCAGGCTTCCGCATCTGGTCACCTTCTCCTGCCTGTACGTCGACGGGGAGGTCCTGCTCCACGAACTGGACCGGGCGGGCTTCTCGGTCAATTCGGGCTCGTCCTGCACCAGCTCCACGCTGACCCCGAGTCATGTGCTCCGGGCGATGGGGGTGCTGTCAGAGGGGAACGTACGGGTCTCGCTGCCGCCGGGGACGTCCGCGGAGGAGGTGAACGCGTTCCTGGAGGTGCTGCCGGGTGCGGTGGCGGGGGTACGGGACCGGCTGGGGGTGACGGCCCCCGAGCCGGCGGCCCCGGAGGCCGACGCGGTCGAGGTCGACGCGCTCGGGCTGCGCTGCCCGCAGCCGGTGATCGAGCTGGCCCGCGCCATCGGGCGGGTGCCGGTGGGCGGCACGGTGACCGTCCTGTCGGACGACGAGGTGGCCCGGCTGGACATCCCGGCGTGGTGCGGGATGCGCGGGCACGCCTACCTGGGCGAGGCCCCTGTCCCGGGGGGCGTGGCGTACCGGGTCCGCCGAACCGTCTGA